The sequence caACAGGAGAGCCAAAGACCTTGcaagcttttgtttgtttgacaaCAGGTGTGAGGTGAGGAGGTCCCCCAGCAAGTCCAGCGCCCCAGGAACCGCTGGCCGGGTGGTTCTGGTGGTGGGGAACCAGCCAACGAGATCAGCCACAACAACTGATTTCCAGGCTTTGTGTTCATTTCGCTCTCAGCTCTTTCTCGATGGACTTCCCAGTGTCCTTGCTTAGGAGTTTGAGGTCGATGGCTGTTTATATTGCCCAGAGCCTGCTTGTTAGGGATGGCCCATCCGCTCTCATTGTTGGCGACAACTGCGGCTTCTCGTTGATTTTCGTGGCCGGGTCCTTCTGCGTGAGCCCCTTGCTCTGCCAGCCCTGCTGGATCACCTTGCCCACTTCCAGGGTCACCCAGTCACGGTGCAGCTCCTCCGTCTCCCGGTCCAACTTGGCAGTGTTTTTGGTTATTGAATGCTGTTTATTCTGGGCAGCAGCTCATTTCTTGGAAGTCTCCACAACTTCTCCTCATCTTTGAGCTGCTAAGATGGCCTGCTTGGACTTGGCCTGGGCCGCGTGGGGCCCTTCTTATGCAGCACCATCACCATGTCCCAGTCACTCTCGGTCACGGCAGGTCGGGCAAGGTCGGTGGCTCTATCCCGTGGCTCCGcagccgctttttttttttttttctcttttttgtggaaGTACACAAGTTTAATACCTGTATATTTTTGTGCTAGAGGCAATCTGACTTGCTAATAGATTGGCTGGGGGAtgtgaataaaaaagaaataaaatacgaTAACAATGATTTTAGCTGGAAATTTGAATGGGTATTTGTGTCCATTATTGAGATGGGAAATAATGCTTGTAGTAGAGGTTTGGGAGGGAAAAATAAGTATGTTCACTTCAGATGTAAGAGGTTTGCCGTATCTATTAGATATCCAAGGGGAGATTTCAAGTtgtgcagaaaagagttaacatagcAGGCCTGAGACCATTATCCTAAGAAAGGTCTGCTTGCAAGATTGGCCCTTGGCTGGTGTCTGGGAACTTGGATTTCAGGAGGGTCTCCATTCTTATTCCGATAAGAATGACTCACTGTGTCTAAATTGTGCAAACAATATGATTTATGCTTAACGCCTTTctgggagtctggaattttggtaCATACCAGGCAGAGGCTGCTGACATGACCAGCCCCCCAATAAAGACTTTGGACACTGAGTCTTTAATGAGCTTCCTTGGTAGACATCATTTCACGCATGTTGTTACAACTCATTGCTGGGGGAATTAAGAGTGCCCTGTATGACTCCACTAGGAGAGGACTCTGAAAGCCCAAGTCTGGTTTCTTCTGGACATTGCCCCATATgtcttttccctttgctgattttgctttgcATCCTTTAGCTGTAATAAGTCATAGCTGTGAGTATGACTATATGCTGAGCCTGTGAGTCCTCctagcaaattattgaacctACACATGGTCTTGGGGACCCATGACACAGAAGCAAACAGTTGAACCTGGCGCTCAGGGCAGAGACCAGAGCTGGAGATATCAGCTGAGGGAGTCATTATTCACACAGAGCTGGTAATGTGTAAGTCATGTGTCATGGACTGATTTCTTGGAGTCTGTGTTAATAACCAAGATCCAATAGTTGACTTGGATCTAGggctgccagatttagcaaataaaaatacagaacacctTGTTAAATTagcatttcagataaacaataatgttttaatataaatcaatcccatgcaatattttggcatcttgtattttatctggcaaccctatgtgGGTCATACAACTTCATCTCAAGTCCAGTAATTACTTAGCTTGGTAGAGGACAGTTAAGTTCTGATTGGAGTGTTCCAAGAgaaagtgaggatggcagagaGAGGCGCAGTAGGATGGACGTCCTAGAGGAGGCAAGAAGTGATAGGACCCAGAGTACAAATGAGGAGACAGTTTCTAGGTTTCTCCTTTAGTAGGAGCAGGGACATGTGACAGGGGAAAAGGTAGAGATGATAGGCTTGGGGTTGGAACCTGAGGGAGTGAGGGACAGATCTGCATCTGTTTTCACAGTGAAGTAGAGAAAGTTATCAGCTGGGAATGGGCAAAGAAGGTGTTGGAAGTCTGAGGATTAGGAGGGGCATAAAATAGTTTCCCCAGTGGTAAAGTCAACTTAAGGAAAAAGCAAACTGCAGTCTTTAATTCCAAGACAGCTGGTTATAGGCCGTTCTACTCACTTCCCCTTTTGCAGAAAAAGAAATCATAAGCTCCATCTTCCATGAAACCAAATGATGTCCGTAATCTTGAACTAGATTATATTGAAATTAAAGTGGATGAAAGAGCAGCAACAGACTGCAGAGCAGAGGCAGGCGAAACACAAATGGCCCCCGGAGGGAAATTCCACTGAGAGCTAGCCACCGACCCCACCCTTTACCACACTGTAAAAACAAGGCCAGAATTCTTGAATTTGAATACCGAGTATCTCTGAAGGCAGGGGTGAAGCtgaaagaaaacccaaaaccaaacccatcacctttgagttgattctgactcacagtgaccctacagagcaaagtagaactgcccccatatggtttccaagggtgtaaatctttacagaagcagactgtcacaccttccTTCCGCTGTTTTTAAAGGCCCTTTAAATGTATCGTATCAGAGACACTAAAATCCTATGAAGGACTCCCAAATGCACCCCCATGCAGTTAAGATAATTAGTTGTTCCCCATTACTTGAGGATTCCATATTTGCAAATTCACCAgtcaccaaaatttatttataaccCCCAAATCAATACTCACAGCCCTTTCAAGGTCATTTGCAGACATGTCCTAAGGGCAAATACAAATTAGAAgctagaaagaaaaaacagagggagggagagaagcttccatCTCCTGTTACATTAAGAAAGACAAGTTGCTTAGCTACATGGCATAAAGACATAGGTTTTGGCTGTTCGTCATTCAGAACTTCAAACCCATGGCATCACTAAGCCCGTGCAAGGGGTGCAGACAGCACCAGAAATGCATCAAGTAACACTGTCAGAGGGTATCACACCAAAATGACCGTCTATAAGATTTTTGTGCAATATTTcagcagaaatgtattattttttataaaaatatccctgtagttacaacaacaaaaatagttttTGAAAGCCCAGCTCACATGTATCAATACAGCTCCGAGGCTAAAACTCTattctaatttactttttgagctgTCTAAtgagctcttttttttaatgagctctgGTCGGAGCTGCCATTATTACCCAACTACAATAACACTTCAAATCCCCTGTATCCTCTGCACACAGTACAAGCACTGCTGTTGTTCTCACTGCTGCcaatgtttttatagttgctgattttgtcaaagttcctggtgttttagctacaatattgtggtagttAGTATTTGTGAAAGTATATCAGTAATGTGAATGAAGTagtaatttaaagaaaaaggagaaaaataaaaaaaaaagggctccaCTTAGTTACTAATAATGTCTAACTAATAATGTTGCGATTCATTGTAGGAAGATtttacaattttgttgttagtattcatataatctaagaaatattacactTAAGCAATTTACAattatatttatcacatattattctatgattaaaattgataataaatgtTACTATGGATTCTCTACTGTCTGGTAAGGGAGGAGGTCTATGCagagggtgacaccaaccctaggtGTCATGCCACCGCTTCAAGTAACCACTCACTTTTCACTGGGTGCTTCAAATTCCAGAATGGGGAAGGATGGCATGCTTCTCTGAAGTGTTCCCTTCTGTATCCAAACTATAAGCTTCTAATTCCAAAATATATTCTGAATCTGTCCGTTTCTGTGCATTTGCAATATAATGCTTAAATCTAGTTAACCATCAACTCTCACCAGTCTTATTTTGATGCTGAACTGCTTCCCCTCCCCCGCACCCCACAGTCTCCACAGAACAACGAGGCTATTTATTCAAATATGCAAATCACATCATGTCCACTGCTATTTTAAACTTAAAATGCCTTCTCatttgaaatcagaaaaaaaaaaacagaaaacacttaACATGACCTACAGCAGCATACATGACCTAGCCCCAGCTtgcctttctcctccttcctgtcTATGCTCCAGACGCAAATGAGCTGCTTCTCTATTCCTTGGAAAGGCAAAGACACCAACTTCCGGGTTAGGTCAATTGCACTTGTTGTTTCTTCCAGGTGGAAGACTCTGCTCTGGAGCTTCTTTTCCTATCAGGTCCCACAGGGGTCTCCCGCTCTgtgagccttccctgaccaccttctCTAGGCCCGCCCCTGCCCATCCTGATCGATCATCTCGTCCCACTTTAGCTTCTTCCCAGCACATATCGCCAATTGAACTTACCTTGTTCATTTATTTGTGGACTTGTTTATTGGGCTGAATCAATCAATCAACAACGAAAAATACATGGCTTTGAAAAAGCTGTGAGTGGAGAGCTGGAGAGAAAATAGTGCGATGGTagcatttttttcatatgtttgccCATTCATCCCAGCAATTTATCCAAGTTCCCAGCCCAGTACCAGGTGACTCCACCTAGTCATCTTCGAGGCACGGATGCAAACCAAATCctcccagccagccagccagaacCCAGCAACCATGCCCCAAATTCATTGACCACCACCACACAGTGGAACCAGCCCATTAAAAATAAGGTTTTGCTTTAAATGCTTTGAAATAATTATTAAGAAAAGTGCAGGAAAGAATATTACCCCCCCTTCTTGGAAACTACAATTTCAGAAATAAAGTCAGATTTTAACATTTTAGTTACCTTTAATATAAGTGtgaagaaacacattttaaataCATCAATAACTCAGTAAGGTCATAAAGTGTTTCTGAGGCTCTGTTGACCGAATTGGTCAAAAGGGCATAGTTTCTGCAAGGAAAAGGCcggggaagaaggaaaagaagagagagggaaatTGAAGAGGAACCTAATCCCAGGATTCAGAAGTGCAGCAGGGTCCAGAGTGGGCCTGCAGGATCAGGTTCCAGCAACCTCAACGGTACCCAGTTCTTAGAAAGGCACAAGAGTGTCCAGTGGTGACAGAGAAGTTAGCAGTGTCCGAAGACATTCCGGGGTCGGGGAGGAAGAACATGGTATAACGGACTAAGTAAATACCAGGGACTCAGCAGGGTCCAGGGGCGTCACCGCAGGGGCGCTCTCATGCACAACCAGTGTCCTGCAAGCCTCCACACAGAAGAGCACTGGGGTACAAAGTCGGCTTCTGTGGCTAGTGGGGTGGGGCACAACAGCACCCAGAAGTTTTAGCAGGACGCTGGGGTCCAGGGCTCAGAGGTGCAGGGTGGTCCACCAAAGGTCCACCCCCAGACAGGAGTTGAGCCTCAGGCTCCAGAGACATGCGCGCTGTGCCCACAGAAAGGCGTCTCTTGGCAGGGGCCTGGACGGTCTGCTCCTTAGCCGCAAATTCCCGAGGACGACGACCACGACCTCTTCTCCCAGGTGAAGTCTGGAGATGGGGGGCGGGCAGACCCCGGGTCTGCAGTGGGGTCAGGTCTGGCTCCGCAGAGTCGCGggcggtggcagtggtggtggcggtggtctCAGGCTTTACAGCAACACTGTGGGCTGCGGAGGAGCAGCGGGGCACATGGCCCACCGGGACGCAGAGGCGGGGTCCACTGCCGGAGGCTACAGGCCTAGGGATGCGTGGAGCCCGGCGGGGCGGGAGGTGTCGCAGGCCCCGTGCAGCTCTCGCGGGTACCCGGGCCTCCCTCCAGGCGGTCTGTTCCTGGCTTGCTGTTGCCGTGGGCTTCCTGTGGTCCACGACCGCCTGGTCTCGGCCCTGTTTCCACAGCTCGTAGCGCTCGGGTTGCAGAACGCGCACAAAAGCGTCCATGGAAAACGTGACCCTGGCCTCCCCACAGCTGCACTGAGACGCCACTTTGCCATAATCGACCCAGCGCGGGGTGGCAAAGTTGATGGCTTCGGCACAGTTGAAGCCGTGATTGAAGCCAGCGTGGTAGCCATAGGGGAACGTCACCATGAACTCGCCAGCCTCCTGGGTGATGCGACTGAAGGGAATGCCATTCTCCCTGAGCACGGTGGGCGAGATGAGAGCCACCTTGTGCCGCAGGAAGGCCTCACAGCCCCGCGCACTGCCCGGGAAAAGCTCCCTGGCCAGGCATTCCAGGCGTCGGCCGTGCTCCGGGGGCACCGCGTACCACGTTTTGGGCTCCCCGAAGTGCAGGTAGTTGATGCTGTACAGGTCCATGTCCTCCGTGTGCCAAGCGAAGGTGGTCTTCCACATGCCGAAGTACAGGTAGGGCGTGTTGACGCCTTCGATGACGACCCCGCACTCCTGTTCCAGCAGGTCCTGAATTGTTCCCAGGTTTCCGAGGTTCCAGTGTTCAGTGTTTCCATCAAACAAGGAGCCGCTGATGTCGGCGCCATAAATCGGAGAGTCGTACAGGCGGTTCTTCCAGTACTTTCGCTCCAAGTCTTCAAAATCCAGGTGCGGTGGAGTGCGGTATTTGTCACTGTCAGCCAAGTGGCGATACTCCCCCACGGTCatggctttcttctttttatggTATTGTGTAAACACACCTGCCCGCCCAGAGACCACCTGCTGCAGAGGAGTGGCTATTAGGATGTCATTGACGTCATCGTAGGTCTCTCTGGCTTTCCATTCCTTTGGTGGAATTATCTTAGCCAGGCCTGCTCGGTGTGCGCCTTGGGATTCCATGTAAGCAATGTATTTATCAAAATtattaaattcttctttggttggaTGAAATATCATTATGCTACAAGTTGGGTTCTGAGCACAGCTGACCTTAGACTTCATAGTTTCAGGTTAATAAGTAGCCACTTCCTATGTTTCTAAGTATGTTTATATAGTTGAGGATGGGGaagatgttatttaaaaaaatgggttGGTGTATTTGTGAGGCAGCAGGAACCACCAGCTGACTTTTAAGCAAATGAGATGACAATCTTTCTTGGGTTTGCTGATTCACTGGGGGACTCCACTCTGGAGAGCAGTTCTTGCCCAGCTATTGATGATGGCTGAACCCACAACTCTGTGATGTTCCTCTGTTGGTGCTGGCTGTCCTCTTGAGGCTACTGAATCATCTAGACCTGAGTGGCAGAGTATATCTTCAAGGTGGTGTTTAAAGCTAAACCTAAAAGAAAGAATATAGAGAGGTTCAAAATTAATGTTTGAAAAGTTATTATGGAACTACCAATTAAATAACACAATGGGACACTGCTACACAATTAGCAGAAAGGCTAAAACTTTAAAGGATTGACAATACAAGtgatggtgaggatgtggaacagTGAAAATGCTCATGGTCTACTGGAGGGAACGTGCATCATTACAGTAACACTGGAAAACCACATTGGCGCTCTCTACTAAAACTGAACATATGCATGTGCTATGACCCAGCTGTTTCATATGCCTGTGATATGTGTACAGATGTGCACTGAAAGTCATGACCAGGAAGGTTCATAACATCATTTCTAATATAATAGCCAaatactggaaacaacccaaatgtccataaaCAGTAAAAGGGATACAtacattgtggtatattcatcaAAATgcaataccataaaaaaaaaataccatagagcaatgaaaataaataaacaaaagctaCTTGCAAACACAGAAACAGATTTTATAAACATTGAACAAAATTAAGCAGACTCAAAATATCTATAACATAATTACATTTGTATGTTGATTAAAAGGAAAATGAGTAATCTATAATGTTAGAGGTCACAGTAGTGGTGCCCTTTGGGAAAAAGGGAGCTTATTATCAGTGGGAGCATAAGGGGAGTCTGTCttcggctgggttctctagagaagcagaaccagtgaagcgtgtatatatatataaaaaatatatatacatacacggagagatttatctcaaggaaaaggCTCGTGCAGTTGCAGAGTCTGGCaagtctcaagtctgtgggtcaagcaTCACGtgggaggtttctcctgactcaggtagctgcaggggctcatggacccaagattggcaggtcagacagtaggctgctggctcacaggtggtaaaagaaaaaaaaaattttttttttttttataggcggtagaggctgacaaatcccaagactggcaggcaatacagcaggtcGCTGGCTCGAGTTCCAAAACACCAgaggcaggatccagagcaagcaagcaagcttttcCAGAtgatccatatatatattgggttCAGGTCatgcccctgaggaaactccccttacaactaatcggctgatcacatcatatcatatcgtggaggtgattacattatgttaCTTAtaggagatcacaaaatggaggaaaattacacgctactgagaatcatggcctagccaagctgacacataacattc comes from Elephas maximus indicus isolate mEleMax1 chromosome 7, mEleMax1 primary haplotype, whole genome shotgun sequence and encodes:
- the KDM4D gene encoding lysine-specific demethylase 4D, giving the protein MKSKVSCAQNPTCSIMIFHPTKEEFNNFDKYIAYMESQGAHRAGLAKIIPPKEWKARETYDDVNDILIATPLQQVVSGRAGVFTQYHKKKKAMTVGEYRHLADSDKYRTPPHLDFEDLERKYWKNRLYDSPIYGADISGSLFDGNTEHWNLGNLGTIQDLLEQECGVVIEGVNTPYLYFGMWKTTFAWHTEDMDLYSINYLHFGEPKTWYAVPPEHGRRLECLARELFPGSARGCEAFLRHKVALISPTVLRENGIPFSRITQEAGEFMVTFPYGYHAGFNHGFNCAEAINFATPRWVDYGKVASQCSCGEARVTFSMDAFVRVLQPERYELWKQGRDQAVVDHRKPTATASQEQTAWREARVPARAARGLRHLPPRRAPRIPRPVASGSGPRLCVPVGHVPRCSSAAHSVAVKPETTATTTATARDSAEPDLTPLQTRGLPAPHLQTSPGRRGRGRRPREFAAKEQTVQAPAKRRLSVGTARMSLEPEAQLLSGGGPLVDHPAPLSPGPQRPAKTSGCCCAPPH